The Hyphomonas sediminis genome contains the following window.
TTTTCGGACCGGTCCATTTGCAGCAGTCCAGGAAAAGCAAAAGGGCGTAAGCGGTTGGAGAAAAGCGGCCGGCTTCGCAATCGCAGCCATTTCCGTTTGGACCGGAACTCTCATCTTCGAAGCTCGAAATTTCAACTATGCGACGGACGAGATGAACAAACGGGCGGCGCAGCAATACAGCACCCTGTTTCCCGGCGCACAAATCCCCGTTAACATTGATCGCGCCACCCGAGACATGCTGGCGTCCAACTATACTCCGGATACAATCAATTTCCGGATTGCCGCGGCGAATATGTTTGAAGCGGTCACCGCCAACGCTTCCCTTCAACTAAAGGGGCTATCTTTTGATGGCGATGCGGGCGTTCTGACCGCCAATGTCAGCGCAACAAATTCAGACGCAATCGAAAACAGCGTATTATTCCTCGAAAGCCGCGGGTTTTTGGTGAAGTCGGCAATAGAAGCCACGGTCGACGGCACGCTGAACGGCACGGTAACTCTGGAGGCCACACCATGAAGAACTGGTGGGAAGGCCGGACTGGCCGGGAAAAAGTTATGGTCGGAGCGGCAGGCACTTTGTTCGCGATCGCCGTGATCTGGCAGTTGGTTTTACAGCCAGCCATGATGACGCTGGACCAATCGAAGCTGAACCATGAAAGAGCGGCCCAGACTCTGGCGCGCCTTGATCGCATTGGGTCCCTGATCGAACAAGGAGAGGCCATCTCACCTCACGTAACGTCTGCCGGATCGCAGGATATCGCTGCCGCTCAATCGGCCTCTCTTCGAATGGCCACAGAGGCGGGATTGGCTGCAGTATCAGCACCAATAAGTGCGACATCCGAGTTTGGTGTTCAGTTCTCTGACGTTTCGTCTCCCGCCCTGTTCACCTGGATAGAGCAAGTAGAAACAGCTTTGGGAGTTCATGTAACGTCCGCGAAGCTGCAGCCGAACGCAAACGGACACTTGGATGCGTCCCTAAAATTCCGCCTTGATGGGGTCTCCTGATGCGCTTTTTACTGATTATCTTTCTGGTGATTGGTTTTGTTGTCGGCTTGGCGGCGTTTGCGCCGCTCAGTTTCATCTTGAAAGCCTCTGGCGCGCAGGAACGCGGCCTCAGCTGGACGTCGGTTGAGGGAACCATACTCGGCGGCAAAGTTACCGGTCTGAAAGCGGGCGACGATTTTCTCGGCGATGCGAGTCTCAAGTTTGACCCATCGGCACTTCTCGGTCTCGGCATCGCCTATGATTTCGACTGGGCCGGACCTGCTGGAAAAGGCACCGGCAAAGCCGCGGCCTTTGCAAGTGGATCAACCGAATTGAAGGATTACAATCTGGAGCTGGACTTTGCAGCCCTGGACGGTGTTGCAGCCTGGATCAGGCAGTCTGGTGGCAATGCGCGCCTCTCAGGCGACATGATCCGCTTCCGGAAAGGCGCCTGTGATAAAGCATCAGGACAGGCATGGAGCGACGCGCTGGAGAAGAACGCAGCCCTGCTTGGCCCTGGTTGGCCAGACCTGAGCGGCGCCCTTTCCTGCGAGGGGGACGTATTGCTGATCCCTATGCAATCCCAGAGCCCGACAGGCACACGGCTCGATGCCGCAGCCCGGTTTCGCTTTGGCCAGTCCGGCCGGCTGGAAGCGCGGGTATCAGGCGTTATCCCGCAACAGTTCCAATATGCATTGCCGTTGGCAGGCTTTGTGCCCGATGGCGGGACCTATGTTTATCGCTACCCATCTGCTTTTTCGGAGCTGCCGCAATGATGCGCCTTATCGGAGTTTCCATACTGGCTTCAGCATTGGCTGCCTGCGCATCCACTGAAAAGGCGGCCCCCGCCAATCCGGTAGAAGCCGCCACCGCCGCCTCCACCATGGCGGACATTCCTCCGGAAGGCTTGCCCCCTCAGAAGCTCGGCGCAGGAGAATGCGGGCTATTTCTCTGGGGAATGGCCGCGCCACGCAAGTTCGTCTTCTTTGCAGAAGGCGCGACAGCGGAGGCGCTTGTCCTCCATGAAGGAGAGCCACGCGCATTGTCGGTAACAGACGCGGACGGTGAAGTGTTTGGGCAATTCTTTACCGAGATGCAGTATCTGTCCACTGACGGAAAGTGGTCCGTCAATCTCAGCCTGGCACCTGGTGAGATTTTGGAAGGAGGCCAGCGCGTAGACGCAGGGCGCCTTGTGACACGCGGCGCCGATGGTTGGGAAACCGTATTGCCGGTTACCGGCGTGCGGGCCTGCATGCCTGGATGACTTTGCACTAAGTCAAAATATCTACGGGCACTGCGAGCGCATCGGCAAGCCGTTTTGCTGTTTTGAGGCCGTATGACATTCCGCGTTCAATAGCGGAAATGTGGTTTGGGCGGATGCCGCAAAGCTCGCCCAGTTCCTTCTGGGTCATCAGCCGGAACTGGCGTACGACCCTTACTGGATGCTCACCCTCATTGATGCGCTTGAGCAGCGCAGGCGGCAGCGGAACCACGGAAGGATCCGTTCCTTTCACCCGACCACTCGTGATTTCGTTGAGCAGGCTCTCCAGCTCAGACACTTTCTGTTCGAGATCGATCACCCTCACTTCAAGCGAATAGATGAGTTTTGGATCCTGCATTACGCTAACTACCCCTGTCATACAGGATGCAGCGCTACAGGGGTTCCGCTACAATTCGGTGTCGGATGCAAGAAAGTTTTATGTCAGCACTCAATCACATTCACTGCGAGGCCACCCTGACTGGTCTCCTTATATTTCGAAGACATATCCAGCCCCGTCTGCCGCATCGTTTCGATCACCTGATCCAGAGAAACTTTGGTCTGCTCAAGCGAGTGCAGCGCAAGACGCGCCGCGTTTGCCGCCTTGACTGCACCGATTGCATTGCGCTCGATACAGGGGATTTGCACGAGTCCGCCAACCGGATCGCAGGTGAGCCCGAGATTGTGCTCCATGCCGATTTCGGCGGCATTCGCAACCTGCTGCGCTGTCCCACCCCAAACCGCCGCCAGCCCACCAGCCGCCATCGAGCAGGCAACGCCGACCTCGCCTTGGCAACCCATCTCCGCACCAGAGATGGATGCGCGCTGCTTGTAGAGCAATCCAATGCCGCCTGCGGTGAGCAGAAACTTCCGGACACGCTCGACGGAATCTTCCGTGTCCGTGCAATAATGCCGGATGACGGCCGGAATAATGCCTGCAGCGCCATTGGTCGGCGCTGTAACAACCTGCCCACCAGCCGCGTTTTCCTCATTGACGGCCATGGCGTAGACATTCAGCCAATCGAATAATTGCTCTCTCTCGTTTGAGGGGGGGCCGTCCTGCAGCTTTTGCCAGATATCGGGCGCGCGGCGCCGAACCTTCAAACCACCCGGCAGCTCACCCTTTCGCGTCAATCCTCGGTCGACGCAGGCCATCATCACGGACGCTATGCGATCCAACGACGCCTCTGTCGCGGCCCGCGAACGCTTGGCGTCTTCATTTGCCAGGATTACCGCATCGATTGACAACCGGTTTCCATGACAATGATCCAGCAGCTGCGCCGCAGAGCCAAATTCAAACGGCACAGGATCGCCAACGGGAAGAATATCATCCTCTACAGGCCGCTCGAGTTGCTTGCGCGTGGCAATGAACCCGCCACCGGTCGAATACCACGTCTCATCGGCGAGAATTTCCTGCGTTTTGTCGTAAGCGCAAATGCGCAGGCCGTTGGGGTGCAAATCAGGCATGACATCATAAGCAAAGCGAATATCGGTCTCCGGATCGAATTTTATGAAGCGACCATCTGTGAGCGGAAGGGTCTTTTCTTCATAGGCTTGCGCCACAAGCCTATCAGCCTCTTCCGGGTCCAACGTTTCCGGCTCCATATTTAGAAGGCCCAGAACGACAGCTTTAGGAGTTGCGTGGCCCGCGCCCGTAAGTGCCAATGAGCCCTGCAGTTCGGCTACAATCCGGTCAACACGACTTAGCTTTCCACTGTTGGCCAGATGCGCCATGAACCGATTGCCGATACGGATGGGCCCGACGGTGTGCGAACTGGATGGGCCAATCCCAACCCGGAAAATATCTAATACTGACAGCATCTGACGAGCCGTTTCCTCTGCGTAAGTTTTATTTGATTGGTGGCCGAATTGCGGTGCAGCCGCAAGCAGTATCAGTCAGGCTCGGTCACGTCCAAACCGTATATCCAGTCGTGCCGGCCATGTACAATAGAAGGCAGGAATTTACCCGCCACCCACATAGGCCCATAGGTGCCGGCTTGTGAGAACATATTCGACCGATGGAACAGCTTTGCGTTCTCGCGGGCGACATTCTGGATACGTGTCGCCCGTGGCTTTCGCTTCTGCTCGTAAGCTTTCAACGATGCCGAAATTGAATCTCCGCGCCCGATTTCACGCGCCAGCACATAGGCATCTTCAATAGCCATGACAGCGCCCTGCGCCATGAACGGCAGCATGGGATGGCAGGCATCGCCAAGAAGCGCGACTCGACCGTCCTGCCATGCGGGCAGCTCGGCGCGGTCATAAAGTGCCCATCTGAGAAGAAGCGGCGCCTCGTCGATGATCCTCTTGATGACGGGATTCCAACCCCGAAAGTCATTCAGCGCCTGCTCCCGCGCGCCCACCGAAGTCCAGGATTCATCGCCAGGTTCGTCGCACTCCACCACGCCAACAAAATTCGCAAGGCTGCCTCGCCGCAATCTGTAGGTAACGGCATGCCTACGTTTACCGGCCCAGACACAAGCAGTTTCAGGCGGCGGATAATCACCCAGACGCGCCACCGGAACCACCGCGCGCCAGGCAACATTCCCGGTGAAGCGAGGCTTATCCGGCCCCAGCATCTGTGTGCGGATGGTAGAGTGAATGCCGTCAGCCCCGATCAGTAAGTCTGCCGTCTGGCGCTCGCCCGTGTTGAGAACTGCTGTGACCCCGGCCTCCCCCTGTTCGTAAGAAGCAACTCTAGCGCCAAGACGAATGGTCTCGGGCGACCGGTCCGTAATGCATTCCCTTAGTGACGCCACCAGATCAGCCCGGTGAATATGCAGGTACTCACCGCGCCATCGCGCCTGCGAGGCATCTCTCAGAGGAACAGAAAAGATCTTGGCGCCGCTTCGTCCAAGGCGAAGTTCCTGCGCGCGTGGACGAAAGGCATCGCGAGACACGCGCGCTGAAGCACCAAGTGCGTCGAGCACCTTCATGCCGTTCGGGCTAATCTGCAGGCCCGCGCCAACCTCAGCAATTTCCGGAGCCTGCTCCAGAACAGTCACCGCATGACCGGCCTTCAGGAGAGCCAGCGCCGCTGTCAGACCTCCGATGCCGCCACCTGCAATCAAGATTTGCATGGGCTTTCTGCCGGTCCGGTCTGGGCCGCCTCCTTAGCGTCCGCGGGACGGGTCTTGCTTACCACCGATCAGGACGAAACGCCGGTCGCAATACTTGCACTCGACGAAATCCTCATCGCCCATTTCGTACCAGACTTTGGGATGGCCCAAAGCACCGCCGCCACCATTGCAGGACACTTTGTGGCTAGAGACCATAGAAATCTCAGGCGGCGTGAAAACATCGCGTTTGACGGGCATCCCCAGCTCTCCTCAAATGGCCGTCACGCGATTGCTTGCGGCTCGGCCAGCGGTCACCTAACTAAAGACTGGGCAGAGGCCGCGCAAGGCGCCGTGCCATCGGGAAAATACTGATCATGCCAGATCCGACCTATGCGATTGAAGTCCGCGATTTGCGGAAAACCTATGCCGCATCCGGAAAAATGCCAGAAAAACAAGCGCTAAAGGGAATCAGCCTTGCGATTCCGACCGGATCTATCTTTGGCCTCCTCGGACCAAACGGCGCAGGCAAGTCGACCTTTATCAACATTCTGGCAGGCATGGTCAAAAAAACATCGGGCACTGCCCGAATCTGGGGCCTCG
Protein-coding sequences here:
- the gspN gene encoding type II secretion system protein N codes for the protein MRFLLIIFLVIGFVVGLAAFAPLSFILKASGAQERGLSWTSVEGTILGGKVTGLKAGDDFLGDASLKFDPSALLGLGIAYDFDWAGPAGKGTGKAAAFASGSTELKDYNLELDFAALDGVAAWIRQSGGNARLSGDMIRFRKGACDKASGQAWSDALEKNAALLGPGWPDLSGALSCEGDVLLIPMQSQSPTGTRLDAAARFRFGQSGRLEARVSGVIPQQFQYALPLAGFVPDGGTYVYRYPSAFSELPQ
- a CDS encoding zinc-finger domain-containing protein, translating into MPVKRDVFTPPEISMVSSHKVSCNGGGGALGHPKVWYEMGDEDFVECKYCDRRFVLIGGKQDPSRGR
- a CDS encoding FAD-dependent monooxygenase, yielding MQILIAGGGIGGLTAALALLKAGHAVTVLEQAPEIAEVGAGLQISPNGMKVLDALGASARVSRDAFRPRAQELRLGRSGAKIFSVPLRDASQARWRGEYLHIHRADLVASLRECITDRSPETIRLGARVASYEQGEAGVTAVLNTGERQTADLLIGADGIHSTIRTQMLGPDKPRFTGNVAWRAVVPVARLGDYPPPETACVWAGKRRHAVTYRLRRGSLANFVGVVECDEPGDESWTSVGAREQALNDFRGWNPVIKRIIDEAPLLLRWALYDRAELPAWQDGRVALLGDACHPMLPFMAQGAVMAIEDAYVLAREIGRGDSISASLKAYEQKRKPRATRIQNVARENAKLFHRSNMFSQAGTYGPMWVAGKFLPSIVHGRHDWIYGLDVTEPD
- the gspM gene encoding type II secretion system protein GspM yields the protein MKNWWEGRTGREKVMVGAAGTLFAIAVIWQLVLQPAMMTLDQSKLNHERAAQTLARLDRIGSLIEQGEAISPHVTSAGSQDIAAAQSASLRMATEAGLAAVSAPISATSEFGVQFSDVSSPALFTWIEQVETALGVHVTSAKLQPNANGHLDASLKFRLDGVS
- a CDS encoding helix-turn-helix domain-containing protein, yielding MQDPKLIYSLEVRVIDLEQKVSELESLLNEITSGRVKGTDPSVVPLPPALLKRINEGEHPVRVVRQFRLMTQKELGELCGIRPNHISAIERGMSYGLKTAKRLADALAVPVDILT
- a CDS encoding L-serine ammonia-lyase — its product is MLSVLDIFRVGIGPSSSHTVGPIRIGNRFMAHLANSGKLSRVDRIVAELQGSLALTGAGHATPKAVVLGLLNMEPETLDPEEADRLVAQAYEEKTLPLTDGRFIKFDPETDIRFAYDVMPDLHPNGLRICAYDKTQEILADETWYSTGGGFIATRKQLERPVEDDILPVGDPVPFEFGSAAQLLDHCHGNRLSIDAVILANEDAKRSRAATEASLDRIASVMMACVDRGLTRKGELPGGLKVRRRAPDIWQKLQDGPPSNEREQLFDWLNVYAMAVNEENAAGGQVVTAPTNGAAGIIPAVIRHYCTDTEDSVERVRKFLLTAGGIGLLYKQRASISGAEMGCQGEVGVACSMAAGGLAAVWGGTAQQVANAAEIGMEHNLGLTCDPVGGLVQIPCIERNAIGAVKAANAARLALHSLEQTKVSLDQVIETMRQTGLDMSSKYKETSQGGLAVNVIEC